The Pseudodesulfovibrio sp. zrk46 genome contains a region encoding:
- a CDS encoding tRNA (adenine-N1)-methyltransferase: protein MIEPGQLILLISHKGKRYLRKLEAGGEVHTHDGKLLMDEAAEAGFGQYVNTHLGRPYLILKPTLHDLIKGVKRQTQIMYPKEIGYLMMKLGIGPGSTVIESGTGSGGLTTALAWFVGDTGKVITYERRADFFKLAGKNLERVGLKHRVEQVNQNIEDGFLHSGADALFLDVRTPWEYLHSIPNAVIPGAMCGFLLPTVNQVSDLLRGLEDGPFEDLEVLEILVRRWKPVADRLRPDDRMVAHTGFLVFARYMEPPKVEPKPEVEETPVEVEAPAEEPTSETESE from the coding sequence ATGATCGAACCCGGACAACTTATTCTTCTCATCAGCCACAAAGGCAAACGCTACCTGCGCAAGCTTGAAGCAGGCGGCGAAGTCCATACCCATGACGGCAAGCTCCTCATGGACGAAGCAGCCGAAGCCGGTTTTGGCCAGTACGTCAACACCCACCTCGGCCGTCCCTATCTCATCCTCAAGCCGACCCTGCATGACCTGATCAAAGGCGTGAAACGCCAGACCCAGATCATGTACCCCAAAGAGATCGGCTATCTCATGATGAAGCTCGGCATCGGCCCCGGCTCCACTGTCATCGAGTCCGGCACCGGCTCCGGTGGTCTGACCACCGCCCTCGCCTGGTTTGTGGGCGACACCGGCAAGGTCATCACCTACGAACGTCGCGCTGACTTCTTCAAGCTCGCAGGCAAGAACCTGGAACGCGTGGGACTCAAGCACCGCGTTGAGCAGGTGAACCAGAACATCGAAGACGGCTTCCTTCACTCCGGTGCAGACGCCCTGTTCCTCGACGTTCGCACCCCGTGGGAATACCTGCACTCCATCCCGAATGCCGTCATTCCCGGCGCCATGTGCGGCTTCCTGCTGCCCACCGTCAATCAGGTCTCAGATCTGCTTCGCGGCCTTGAAGATGGACCGTTCGAAGACCTCGAAGTGCTCGAAATCCTCGTCCGTCGCTGGAAGCCCGTTGCTGACCGACTGCGCCCGGACGATCGCATGGTTGCACACACCGGTTTTCTGGTGTTCGCCCGCTACATGGAGCCGCCCAAGGTGGAACCCAAGCCGGAAGTTGAAGAGACTCCGGTGGAGGTCGAAGCTCCGGCTGAAGAGCCCACGAGTGAGACTGAATCTGAATAA
- a CDS encoding PAS domain-containing sensor histidine kinase, which translates to MLSLVFETLTALAVLIILILIVRKDDDVVFGRKGWLFFKLGILCLLFGLFVGIINSIPAFKGTLSNSGFPLSVIFEKGIGYFGAFVLIAIGLKLRLDDLHERYENNKALSKKERALQITEEGRRLIYDNSPMGIIHGLIGGSLVEHNRTFATMLAYDSLDDFEQTAQGKPEGFYWNDQSSLRHVIERLKKEREVKGIRTQFIRKDGSLFWALLDFTALADRNGVNYYFFGFASDIDDQFSAMHKLAESERRLKLLYDNAPAGIVHGGFNQPPEYNDEFARLLGYESAEEFATVSESKGDHSFFWHDQMDLEKLLQLMQGEARVAGLETRFKRKDGTPIWVQIDTAVLTDAKGEKQYYYCFILDIDGRKHAVERVIESEHRLKTLMKAMPLGIYLVNTESLLIEEINPAALEMTGYTRGELIGNTSCDKFCLKSEPFCGGLDPKDVSVLSGEVSITRKDGTEFPAIKTVSKVHILGEEYMLETFIDISEQKRLEQLREDVDRIVRHDLKSPVIGVINASTLALMEESIQGEAREMLEAIQVQGNRVLDMIGMSLNMYKMEAGTYEYLPEPLDLMEQIRLVLSDLEGTLRILGITVYMTIDGLATNAKSTLPTSGTPILLQSLLANLLSNAAEAASFGDTITIAITTNGDITLIIANPGAVPEEIRDTFFDKYVTSGKATGTGLGTYSARLIANTIGGDINMQTSDEKDMTTITVTLPT; encoded by the coding sequence ATGCTCAGCCTCGTCTTCGAAACTCTCACCGCGCTGGCGGTCCTGATCATACTCATCCTCATCGTACGAAAGGATGATGATGTGGTCTTTGGCCGTAAAGGCTGGCTCTTCTTCAAGCTCGGCATCCTCTGCCTGCTGTTCGGATTGTTCGTGGGCATCATCAACAGTATCCCTGCCTTCAAGGGGACTCTGTCCAACAGCGGGTTCCCCCTTTCGGTCATTTTTGAAAAAGGCATCGGTTACTTCGGTGCCTTTGTTCTTATCGCCATCGGCCTGAAGCTCCGACTCGACGACCTGCACGAAAGGTACGAGAACAATAAAGCCCTCTCCAAAAAAGAACGCGCCCTCCAGATAACCGAAGAGGGACGACGCCTCATCTATGACAACTCCCCCATGGGCATCATACACGGTCTTATTGGCGGCAGCCTTGTGGAGCACAACCGCACATTTGCCACGATGCTCGCCTATGACTCCCTTGATGATTTCGAACAGACGGCCCAAGGCAAACCGGAAGGTTTCTACTGGAACGACCAGAGCTCCCTGAGACATGTCATCGAACGGCTCAAAAAGGAGCGGGAAGTCAAGGGCATCCGAACCCAGTTCATCCGTAAGGACGGCTCCCTCTTCTGGGCGCTCCTCGATTTCACTGCCCTGGCCGACCGCAACGGCGTCAACTACTACTTCTTCGGCTTTGCCTCAGACATCGACGATCAGTTCTCTGCCATGCACAAGCTCGCCGAGAGCGAACGACGTCTCAAACTCCTCTACGACAACGCCCCTGCCGGCATTGTTCACGGCGGCTTTAACCAGCCTCCTGAATACAACGACGAATTCGCCCGGCTTCTCGGCTACGAATCTGCCGAGGAATTTGCCACTGTCAGTGAGAGTAAGGGAGACCACAGTTTCTTCTGGCACGATCAGATGGACCTTGAGAAGCTCCTCCAACTCATGCAAGGCGAGGCGCGTGTCGCTGGCCTTGAGACCCGCTTCAAGCGCAAGGATGGCACCCCCATCTGGGTCCAGATCGACACCGCGGTTCTGACAGACGCCAAAGGTGAAAAGCAGTATTACTATTGCTTCATCCTCGATATCGACGGGCGCAAGCACGCTGTGGAACGAGTCATAGAAAGCGAACACCGCCTCAAGACGCTCATGAAGGCCATGCCTCTGGGCATCTATCTGGTCAATACCGAATCGTTGTTGATCGAAGAGATCAACCCGGCGGCACTGGAGATGACCGGCTATACCCGGGGAGAACTCATAGGCAACACCAGTTGCGACAAGTTCTGCCTCAAGTCCGAACCCTTCTGCGGCGGACTCGACCCAAAGGATGTCTCGGTACTCTCCGGCGAGGTATCCATTACCCGCAAGGACGGCACCGAGTTCCCGGCCATCAAGACCGTGAGCAAGGTCCATATCCTCGGCGAGGAGTATATGCTTGAGACGTTCATCGACATCTCCGAGCAAAAGCGCCTCGAACAGCTCCGTGAAGATGTGGACCGCATCGTGCGCCACGACCTCAAGTCGCCGGTCATCGGCGTGATCAACGCCTCCACGCTGGCCCTCATGGAAGAGTCCATTCAGGGCGAGGCGAGAGAGATGCTCGAAGCCATTCAGGTACAGGGCAACCGCGTCCTCGACATGATCGGCATGTCCCTCAACATGTACAAGATGGAAGCCGGGACCTATGAGTACCTGCCGGAACCGCTCGACCTCATGGAGCAGATCCGCCTGGTCCTCAGCGATCTGGAAGGGACCCTGCGGATTCTTGGCATCACGGTCTACATGACCATCGACGGTCTGGCCACGAACGCCAAATCCACTTTGCCCACATCCGGCACTCCGATCCTGCTCCAGTCACTGCTCGCCAACCTGCTGTCCAATGCAGCCGAGGCCGCCAGCTTCGGCGACACCATTACCATTGCCATCACCACCAACGGCGACATCACCCTGATCATAGCTAACCCCGGCGCTGTTCCGGAAGAGATTCGCGACACATTTTTCGACAAGTACGTCACTTCAGGCAAGGCCACCGGCACAGGCCTCGGTACATACTCGGCGCGCCTTATCGCCAACACCATCGGCGGCGATATCAACATGCAGACTTCGGACGAAAAGGACATGACGACCATCACTGTCACGTTGCCCACATAA